The nucleotide window TAACCAGCCCGTTCCTTTTTCCGTATTCATTTCCCTGCCCGTATTCCCATGAGAAACCTGCTTTTTTCTTTGCTCGCCCTGTCAGCCTCGTGTAGCTCTCCCGCTACCGACTCAGCCCATCTGGCCTCTGCTTCAGAGGATTTGCCGGTGCAGACGGTCGGCCAGCGCACTACCGGGCCGGCCCCCACGGCGGCCATGGCCTACGACTTTTCCCGCCCGGCGGCTACCTACCCTATGCCTGCTGAGCTAGCCGAGCTGTCGGGCATTGCCCTGGCCGGCACCACCCATATTACCGGTGTCGAAGACGAAACCGGCAACCTCTACGAGTACAACCTCAGCACCAAGAAAGTCGATCGGGTCATTCCCTTCGGCGGCAGCGGCGACTACGAAGACCTGGCCCGCGTGGGCTCCGACTGGTTTATCATGCGCAGCGACGGGAAGCTGTTTCGCTACGCTGGTGGCAAAACCGAGGAGTTTGAAACCGGGCTGAGCTTTGCCAACGAAACCGAGGGCCTGACCTACGACGCGGCCTCCAAAACTTTGCTGGTGGCCTGCAAAGCCGAGCCGGGTGCCGGACTTTCCTACAGCCAACGGGCCATTTACCGTCTGCAACCCGGCACTTTCAAGGCCGAAGCCAAACCCGCGTACGTGCTGGATGTAGACGCCATTCGGAACTCCAGCCCCGCGGCCGAGGCAGAAAAGTCGGGCAAGAAGGGTAAAAAGAAGAGTAGCGGTAAGAGCTTCTCGCCCTCGGCCGTGGCCGTGCACCCGGTTACCCAGCACGTATTTGTGTTGTCGGCCAAGCAAAACGGCATCGTGGAGCTCGACCAAAACGGCCAGCTCCTGGCGGCCCAGCCTTTGCCCGCCGACTTGTTTCCCCAGGCCGAAGGGTTGGCTTTTGCCCCCAACGGCGACTTGTATGTAGCCACCGAAGCCAAGGATGCCGACCAGGCTATGATTCACTTGTTTCGGGTGCAGGCTCGCTAGAGTACTTTTCTCATTCAGAACCAGCCCTGTGCTGCGCTGCTACGGCAGGGCGGCACAGGGCTTTACGTTTTTACTATTACCACACTCTATACTACTATCAACATTATCAATTTTCATTATACAGCAGCAAGCTCAACCTTTGTCCAGCGCCAGTTCAGCCCGGCGCTTCGACCTCCAACCTTTTTCTGCATTTCTTTTCCAATGGAAGAATCTACTCAACCCAAGAAGCTGACCACGGCGGCGGGCCGCCCGATTTTCGACAACCAGAACTCGGTATCGGCCGGGGCCCGGGGCCCATTGCTGCTGCAAGACTACTTCCTGCACGAAAAGCTGGCTCACTTCAACCGGGAGCGGATTCCGGAGCGCGTGGTGCACGCCAAGGGCTCCGGGGCCTACGGCACCTTCACCGTGACCCACGACATCACCCACCTGACCCGGGCCAAGCTCTTCAGCAAAGTCGGCAACGAGTGCCGCATGTTTGCCCGCTTCAGCACCGTGGGCGGCGAGAAAGGTTCGGCCGACACCGAGCGGGACCCCCGCGGCTTCGCCCTGAAATTCTACACCGAAGACGGCAACTGGGACCTGGTGGGCAATAACACGCCCGTGTTCTTCGTGAAAGACCCGGTGAAGTTTCCCGACTTTATCCACACCCAGAAGCGCGAAGCCCGCTCCAATCTGAAGAGCCCCACAATGATGTGGGACTTCTGGAGTCTAAACCCCGAAAGCCTGCACCAGGTCACGATTCTGATGTCGGACCGGGGCACGCCCTACGGCTACCGCCACATGCACGGCTACGGCTCCCACACCTTCTCGCTGATTAATGCCCAGAACGAGCGGGTATGGGTGAAATTCCACTTCCGCACCGAGCAGGGCGTGAAGAATTTCAGCAGCGACGACTCGGCCCAGATGAAGGCCCAGGACGCCGACTTTGCCCAGCACGATTTGGTAGCGGCCATCGACAACGGCAATTTCCCCCGCTGGAAGATGTTCATCCAGACCATGACCCAGGAGCAGGCCCGCACCTTCCGCTGGAACCCCTTCGATTTGACGAAGGTGTGGCCCCAGGGCGAGTTTCCGCTCCAGGAAGTGGGCGTGATGGAGCTCAACGAAGTACCCGTCAACTACCACGCCCACGTCGAACAGGCCGCCTTTGCCCCCGCTCACGTGGTGGATGGCATCGGCTACTCGCCCGATAAAATGCTGCAGGGCCGCCTGCTGGGCTACCCCGATGCCCAGCGCTACCGCCTGGGGGCCAACTACGAGCACCTGCCCGTAAATGCCTGCCCCTACGGCTTCAGCAACTACCAGCGCGACGGCCAGATGGCCCTCGGCAACAACGGCGGCCCCGGCCCCAACTACTTCCCCAACTCCTTCGACGGCCCGGTGGAAGACAAGACTGTAGGGGAACCCGCCGAGCAGCTCGACGGCCTTTATGCCGACCGCTATGACCGCAACGAAGGCCCCGGCGACAACGACCACTACACCCAGCCCGGCAACCTGTTTCGCCTGCTCGACGCCCAGGCCCAACGCAACCTCATCGATAACATCGTGGGCTCGATGAGTGGCATCAGCGGCCCGAAGAAGGACCTCATCGTGCAGCGTCAGCTCTGCCACTGGTTCCGCGCCGACATCCGTCTGGGCATGGCCATTGCCAAGGGCTTGGGAGTTGATGTGGAAATGCCCACGCAACATGTAGCCGCCGCTGCGGTTTAAATAAAACTCGCACACCTTTTTCTGCACAAAGAGCCGGCCCCCGCAAGGAGGCCGGCTCTTTGGTTTTTCGTGTCATTGCGAGGCGCAGCCGCGGCAATCCGTCCTCTGAAATGTGCCGAGCTTCCTGAAGTGAAAAGCCCCTGACTACCGCGTGTAGTCAGGGGCTTTCTGGTAAAAGGACGGGACTACCTTCACAGAGGACGGATTGCCGCGCTTCGCTCGCAATGACAAGTTGGAAGGCGTCGCCTCTTTGCCATTACTAGGAGGTTTACACCTCTACTTTCAGCGTGGCCGGCTGCTTGGTGACTTGGAACATTTCGCCGTGGGGCACGATGGTAATCTGGCCGTACTCCTGCAAGAGCTGGCGGTAGGCTTCCGAGACTTTACGTGGATTTCGGTCGAGGTCATAGAGGCCACAAGCGTTGACTTTGCCGATTTTCTGGCTCAGGCCGATATCCCAGTCGACCTGATCAATGAGAGAATACCAGGTGAAGCCCAGCACCGGAATGCCTTCCTCGCGCATCCGCAGAATGTTGACCCACTGCTTCCAAAGCCAGGTGGGCGCGTCGTGGGCGTTGAAGACGTTGGTTTCGGTGTGCATCACCGGCTTGCGGTAGCGCAGGTAGTACTCGTGGGTGATGTTGTACCAGCCCAGCAC belongs to Hymenobacter cellulosilyticus and includes:
- a CDS encoding SdiA-regulated domain-containing protein, which encodes MRNLLFSLLALSASCSSPATDSAHLASASEDLPVQTVGQRTTGPAPTAAMAYDFSRPAATYPMPAELAELSGIALAGTTHITGVEDETGNLYEYNLSTKKVDRVIPFGGSGDYEDLARVGSDWFIMRSDGKLFRYAGGKTEEFETGLSFANETEGLTYDAASKTLLVACKAEPGAGLSYSQRAIYRLQPGTFKAEAKPAYVLDVDAIRNSSPAAEAEKSGKKGKKKSSGKSFSPSAVAVHPVTQHVFVLSAKQNGIVELDQNGQLLAAQPLPADLFPQAEGLAFAPNGDLYVATEAKDADQAMIHLFRVQAR
- a CDS encoding catalase, whose amino-acid sequence is MEESTQPKKLTTAAGRPIFDNQNSVSAGARGPLLLQDYFLHEKLAHFNRERIPERVVHAKGSGAYGTFTVTHDITHLTRAKLFSKVGNECRMFARFSTVGGEKGSADTERDPRGFALKFYTEDGNWDLVGNNTPVFFVKDPVKFPDFIHTQKREARSNLKSPTMMWDFWSLNPESLHQVTILMSDRGTPYGYRHMHGYGSHTFSLINAQNERVWVKFHFRTEQGVKNFSSDDSAQMKAQDADFAQHDLVAAIDNGNFPRWKMFIQTMTQEQARTFRWNPFDLTKVWPQGEFPLQEVGVMELNEVPVNYHAHVEQAAFAPAHVVDGIGYSPDKMLQGRLLGYPDAQRYRLGANYEHLPVNACPYGFSNYQRDGQMALGNNGGPGPNYFPNSFDGPVEDKTVGEPAEQLDGLYADRYDRNEGPGDNDHYTQPGNLFRLLDAQAQRNLIDNIVGSMSGISGPKKDLIVQRQLCHWFRADIRLGMAIAKGLGVDVEMPTQHVAAAAV